In the genome of Populus alba chromosome 11, ASM523922v2, whole genome shotgun sequence, one region contains:
- the LOC118040803 gene encoding probable WRKY transcription factor 14, with the protein MQVFGLKMDNYQGDLTDILRASTGGALGQSDVPVSNWEFPSDPMNILASSSIMGDSRMNAFGDPFCNMRDPLLHELNVAASSYFSSRSSADHMLSTTSVDQDHTSNNFVGANSATAGSCSNILAHQKVFEDHEMHKAAAAAATSARRNIFSRIQISPTNPIKLPVSPCNSPVIAACSSPTGFRPSAMVSSDVINVNNSKGCLIDNTGSVQISSPRNLGIKRRKSQAKKVVCIPAPAAANSRSSGEVVPSDLWAWRKYGQKPIKGSPYPRGYYRCSSSKGCSARKQVERSRNDPNMLVITYTSEHNHPWPTQRNALAGSTRSQPTKSNAASKSSTGAQAQKTANTKEDQKESSNDTSSPTDIIGGSSTASASVKEESDDIEKQMEMDDNEFSEGFSQSYRPSMPGQSDQDFFAELGEIDTDPLDLFFTKGINGEEKKESKALDPFSIFDWSEDTYEHFNGEAKRGYSITRQ; encoded by the exons ATGCAGGTTTTTGGGCTCAAAATGGATAATTATCAAGGTGATTTAACGGATATTCTTCGAGCTAGTACTGGTGGAGCTTTAGGCCAATCAGATGTTCCTGTTTCAAACTGGGAATTCCCTTCTGATCCAATGAATATTCTTGCATCATCATCAATTATGGGAGATAGTAGAATGAATGCTTTTGGTGATCCTTTTTGCAACATGAGAGATCCCCTTCTTCACGAGCTTAACGTTGCTGCTTCAAGCTATTTTAGCAGCCGAAGTTCTGCAGATCACATGCTTAGTACTACTAGTGTTGATCAAGATCACACTAGTAATAATTTTGTTGGTGCAAATAGTGCTACTGCTGGTAGTTGTAGCAACATTCTTGCTCACCAAAAAGTCTTTGAAGATCATGAGATGCAtaaggctgctgctgctgccgccACTAGTGCTCGTcgcaatattttttcaagaattcaGATCTCACCAACTAATCCCATAAAGCTGCCTGTTTCACCTTGTAATTCTCCGGTTATAGCTGCTTGTTCTTCTCCGACAGGGTTCAGGCCGTCTGCTATGGTTTCAAGTGATGTAATTAATGTCAATAACTCAAAAGGTTGCTTGATTGACAACACTGGATCAGTGCAGATCTCATCTCCAAGGAATCTGGGGATCAAGAGAAG GAAGAGTCAAGCAAAGAAGGTGGTTTGTATTCCAGCACCAGCAGCTGCAAACAGCAGGTCCAGTGGAGAAGTAGTTCCATCTGACTTGTGGGCATGGAGAAAATATGGACAAAAACCCATCAAGGGTTCTCCTTATCCAAG GGGTTACTACAGATGCAGCAGCTCTAAGGGTTGCTCAGCAAGGAAGCAAGTAGAGCGGAGCCGAAATGATCCAAACATGTTGGTCATCACCTACACTTCTGAGCATAACCATCCATGGCCAACACAGAGAAATGCACTTGCTGGCTCAACAAGGTCTCAGCCTACGAAGAGCAACGCAGCTTCAAAGAGCTCCACAGGTGCTCAAGCACAAAAAACAGCAAACACAAAGGAAGATCAGAAGGAGAGTAGCAACGATACATCGTCTCCTACGGATATCATTGGTGGTAGCTCAACAGCAAGTGCATCTGTCAAAGAGGAGTCTGATGACATTGAGAAGCAAATGGAGATGGATGATAATGAATTCAGTGAAGGTTTTTCTCAGAGTTACAGACCATCAATGCCAGGTCAATCTGATCAAGACTTCTTCGCTGAACTGGGAGAGATAGATACTGACCCTCTTGACCTGTTCTTCACAAAAGGAATCAATGGAGAGGAGAAGAAGGAGAGCAAGGCCTTGGATCCATTCAGTATCTTCGACTGGTCTGAGGACACGTACGAGCATTTCAATGGAGAAGCAAAGAGGGGGTACTCTATAACAAGACAGtga